The genomic window GATTCCGGGTTCGCGGGATTCGCCCGCGCCGCAGGATGACGTAAATAGAAATCATGCCCGGCATCGACGAAACCAGACAATTCATTCCGCTCAAGATCGCGGTCCTTACCGTATCCGATACGCGCGCGTTCGCCGACGACAAATCGGGCGCAACACTTGTTGAGCGCATTGAGAAGGCAGGACACACTGTCGGCGCGCGCGCCATCGTCACCGATGACGTGGAGAAAATCCGCGCGCAGGTGAAGCAATGGATCGGCGACCCGGCGATCGACGTCATCATCAGCACCGGCGGCACCGGCTTCACCGGCCGCGACGTGACGCCTGAAGCGCTGGAACCTCTGTTCGAAAAACGGATGGAAGGATTTTCTACCCTCTTCCTGATGGTCAGCCACGCGAAGATCGGGACATCGGCGATCCAGACGCGCGCGACCGCGGGCGTTGCAGGCGCGACCTACATCTTTTGCTTGCCGGGATCGCCCGGCGCCTGCAAAGACGCGTGGGACGAAATTCTCGTCCATCAACTCGATTATCGCTACCGGCCCTGCAATTTCGTGGAAATCATGCCGCGCCTCGACGAGCATCTGCTCCGCGCCAAGGCTAAGGGCGCGACGGTTTAGCCGAGGGCAGATCCACCGAGGACATATGGCCAGCCCAGCCGACTTCCGCCGCACCGCGCTGTCCCTCGCAGGCACAACGCAAGCGCCGCATTTCGACCGCACCGCGTTCAAAGTCACTCGCATCTATGCGACGCTTGCAGCCGACGGACGCACCGCCAATCTCAAATTCACTCCCGATGAGCAGCAGCTGAAATGTCTGGTTGGGCCGGACGCATTCGCGCCCGCGCCGAATGCGTGGGGCCGGCAAGGCTGGACAACCGCGACCCTCGCCAGGCTCAGCGCACCCGAACTGAAGGCCGCGCTCGTCATGGCCTGGCAGCACGCGCTTCCAAAAACGCGGTCCAGCGCTCGCGCCGCACCGCAAAAGCGGCGCAGCAAGGCGAACCCCCAATAAAAAAGCGGCGAAGAGTAATCAGTCTCCTCGTTGCTCATCACGTTCGGTTTTGGAACGCAATGCAGCATCTTCGGGTTGTCACTCTTGTCGGCTCAGTGCCACGTACCGACTGATCCAATTCAAGATTAGTTGATTGCGACGCAATGCCCCTTGCCCGACATAACATCGCCGCTCTGCGTTTCTATATTGCTTGATGTAGGACAACCATTCCGGCTGTTCGCAGGAAGAAGGATGTCTTCAATGTGCGACTATAGTCTGCATCATGTTGCCTCGCGGCCGGCAAAAGTCGGCGACAGGCTGGTTTCTACGAAATTCATGAACTCGACAACGGGCGGTTTCGCGGCCGTCGGCGAACCTGAAGTCGCCGTCTGCCTCCGTCCCGGCACCGAAGTCGCGTTCGACCAGGATGTCGCCTATGAACGCGGCCTCGGGCTGATCTTGCCGAAAATGGGATACACGACTATCCGCGAAAAGGTCGCCCGTTTCCGACAGATCGATATGGATCGACCGAATTCGCATCACGATGCTCTGGAATTCCCGAATGGAGAGACCGTGCTCGTCACCGTGCTCCGTGAAGGACAGACAGCGACCGTGCTGCAATTGCCGGCCGACCCCGAGCACGAGCACAAGACGTCGACAGAAACGGCAGAGCGCAAAGAAGAGACCTTTGCCGGCTGACGAACGTCAGGCTTGACGCAATCGCGATTGCGGCCCTCTCTCTTGTGAGAGGGCCGTGAGCGATGTTTCACAAATCCAGCCGCCAAGTCTCTCCGACCAGCGACGCACCCCAGCTTGTATGCGGTTTGCTTTCCACCAAGCGGAACCCGGCCGCCTGATAGATTCGACGTGCGCTGATAAGGATGCTTTGCGTCCAAAGCGTGATCTGCCGGTAGTCCTCGGCGCGCGCGAAAGCGATGCATTCATCGACCAGCCTGCGGCCAAGCCCAAGTCCGCGAGCTTTCGGGTCGACAATCAGTAGTCGCAGTTTTGCTACATCAGCGGTGTCGCCTTTCACCAGAAATGCCGATCCCACCGGCTCTCCGTCCATGTCGGCGATCCAGCAATGCTCGCGTTGAGCATCGAACCGCCTGATGAATTGCGCGACGATATCGGCGACGAGCGCCTCGAAACTGATGTCCCAGCCATATTCCTGCGCATAGAGCGCACCATGCACGGAGACGACCCAGCCCATGTCACCGGGCCGGTGCCGTCGCAAAATGCAGCGCGCAGCCGATCCATCGCCATCGCCAACCAGCGCCTCGATCCTGCGCATCGCAGCGACCACGCGCTCCTGATCGGCGAGCGAGAGGTTGCGCAAAATCATGCCCATGTCGCGTTGCGAGCGATGATCGAGCGCGGCAAAAGCCTTGCGACCGTTGGTGGTGAGGGAGAGCACGACCTGGCGACCATCGGCGCGCGCACGCTCGCGGTCGATCAGCCCCTGCTCGTCAAAGGCGCGCAGGATGCGGCTGAGATAACCGGGATCAAGCCCGAGGGCGGACGCGATGTCGGTCGCGGTCTGACCCGGCGTGTGCGCCAGCTCGTAAAGCACGCGCGCCTGGGTCAGCGAGAAAGGCGAATCCAGCAGTCCGTCCTGCAAGAGACCGATCTTGCGGGTGTAAAAGCGCGAAAAACGCCGCACCGCGTTGACGCGATGTTCGAAAGCGGGATCGGGCATCAGGCGCATGACATCAGCAAGCGATATGCTTGCCAGTGTCAAACAGTTATTTGACTAAGTCAACTATCACCCGAGATGGCGCAGCAGGCCGCCATCGACGCGCAAGGCGGCCCCGCTGGTCGCCGAGGCCTGTTCCGAGCAAACATAGACCACCATATTGGCGACCTCATCGACACTGGCGAGCCGCCTGATGATCGAAGTGGGGCGATGCAGCGCGATGAACTGCTTCTCCATCTCCGCCTGCGGTAGCCCCTGCTCCTTCGCCATCTTGCCGAAGAAATCGATCACGCCTTCCGACCGGGTCGGGCCGGGCAGAACCGAGTTCACGGTGATGCCGGTGCCGGCGAGCGACTCGGCAAGGCCGCGCGAAATCGCAAGCTGCGCAGTCTTGGTCATCCCGTAGTGGATCATCTCCACTGGAATGTTCAGTGCCGACTCGGAGGAGATGAAAACGATGCGACCCCAATTCTTCTTTTTCATGCCGGCGAGATAAGTGCGCGAGAGCCGCACGCCGCTCATCACATTGACCTCGAAGAAGCGCTGCCAGTCGTGGTCGGAAATTTCTTCAAAGGCTTTCGGTTCGAAGATACCAATGTTGTTCACCAGAATGTCGGTCTCCGGTACCTGCCTGACAAAATCGCTGACACCCTGTGCAGAGCCGAGGTCGGCGGCGACGCCTGTAAGCTGCGCGTCGGGGATCTGAGCGGCGAGACTTTCTTTGCGGCTTCCACCTTCTCCCTGGTGCGGCCGTTGATCACCACATGGGCACCGGACGCGGCAAGACCTTTGGCGATAGCAAAACCGATGCCAGCGGTGGAGCCGGTGACAACCGCGCGCTTGTTCTTCAAATCGATCAGCATGGCAACCTCGTCATTTGCAATGAACGAGTCAGTTGTGCAGAAGCACTCACTTTCCAAGAGGCCGTTCAACCAAAGTTGCTGATGCCCGAACGCAGCACTGCAATCCGCCGGCGACCGATCTTGCGGAGCAACGCGGCTTCCGCATCGCCGCTGTCGGCGACATGCCCGCCGAGCTGCTCGTAGATGATCTTCGCGACCAGCAAGCCGTGATCAGGTTTCGGCCCGCCGCTCCAGAGTTGACGCAGAAGCTGCAGGAATTGTCCGGAGACGGATTGCGTGCTGTCGACCGCCGGCCTGAAGGCAGCAGCCTTCGGCGCGCTTTCATCGCCGGCCGTCATCAGGAAGCGCTGGATGTCGGTAACCCACTCGGGATCGAGAATCGCGCCCGGACGCAGAAACAGCAGCCAGGGCCCGCGCGCATCACTCGCCGCCGCCTTGAGGCGGGCACCCGTCGGCCCGGACAAAATCATGAAGCGGCAGCCGGCGACATCGGCCACCTTCTGCGTTTCGTCCGTCGAACCGCCGTCGGCCAGAATCACCTCGCGGACGAGCCCCGCGGTCGCGCCCTGCACCAGACAGGCCAGCGTGCGCACCACCAGCCGTTCCGATTCGTGAGTGGGAATGATGACGCTCAGCATTCTTCGATCTGCAATGTTCTCTGGTGGGGTGCCCCATATCATGGGGTCCTTCTCTCGACAGCCCACC from Pseudorhodoplanes sp. includes these protein-coding regions:
- the moaB gene encoding molybdenum cofactor biosynthesis protein B, whose product is MPGIDETRQFIPLKIAVLTVSDTRAFADDKSGATLVERIEKAGHTVGARAIVTDDVEKIRAQVKQWIGDPAIDVIISTGGTGFTGRDVTPEALEPLFEKRMEGFSTLFLMVSHAKIGTSAIQTRATAGVAGATYIFCLPGSPGACKDAWDEILVHQLDYRYRPCNFVEIMPRLDEHLLRAKAKGATV
- a CDS encoding glycosyltransferase, which translates into the protein MLSVIIPTHESERLVVRTLACLVQGATAGLVREVILADGGSTDETQKVADVAGCRFMILSGPTGARLKAAASDARGPWLLFLRPGAILDPEWVTDIQRFLMTAGDESAPKAAAFRPAVDSTQSVSGQFLQLLRQLWSGGPKPDHGLLVAKIIYEQLGGHVADSGDAEAALLRKIGRRRIAVLRSGISNFG
- a CDS encoding helix-turn-helix domain-containing GNAT family N-acetyltransferase — translated: MRLMPDPAFEHRVNAVRRFSRFYTRKIGLLQDGLLDSPFSLTQARVLYELAHTPGQTATDIASALGLDPGYLSRILRAFDEQGLIDRERARADGRQVVLSLTTNGRKAFAALDHRSQRDMGMILRNLSLADQERVVAAMRRIEALVGDGDGSAARCILRRHRPGDMGWVVSVHGALYAQEYGWDISFEALVADIVAQFIRRFDAQREHCWIADMDGEPVGSAFLVKGDTADVAKLRLLIVDPKARGLGLGRRLVDECIAFARAEDYRQITLWTQSILISARRIYQAAGFRLVESKPHTSWGASLVGETWRLDL
- a CDS encoding MmcQ/YjbR family DNA-binding protein, whose amino-acid sequence is MASPADFRRTALSLAGTTQAPHFDRTAFKVTRIYATLAADGRTANLKFTPDEQQLKCLVGPDAFAPAPNAWGRQGWTTATLARLSAPELKAALVMAWQHALPKTRSSARAAPQKRRSKANPQ